The following are encoded together in the Flavihumibacter fluvii genome:
- a CDS encoding nucleotide pyrophosphohydrolase, whose translation MSDIQATIKKIIAFRDERDWAQFHNAKDLAIAISVEAAELNELFLWKSAEEVDSTKLKEELADILTFCLLLAHQQNLDIQQIIEEKLVINAAKYPIAKAKGSAKKYNEL comes from the coding sequence ATGTCTGATATACAAGCTACAATTAAAAAGATCATCGCTTTTCGAGATGAACGCGACTGGGCACAGTTTCATAACGCCAAAGACCTGGCTATTGCTATCTCAGTAGAAGCAGCTGAACTGAATGAACTCTTCTTGTGGAAATCAGCCGAAGAGGTTGATTCAACTAAACTAAAAGAAGAGTTAGCGGATATTCTCACTTTTTGTTTATTGCTTGCACATCAACAGAATTTAGACATCCAGCAGATTATCGAAGAGAAGCTGGTCATAAATGCTGCAAAGTATCCGATTGCCAAAGCGAAAGGTTCTGCTAAAAAATACAACGAGCTTTAA
- a CDS encoding DUF4242 domain-containing protein has product MPKFIIERNIPNAGNLSAENLRAISQKSREVLCSLGTEIQWIHSYVAGDKIYCIYLAPSEELIREHARLGGFPANSITEVSAIIDLSTAE; this is encoded by the coding sequence ATGCCTAAGTTTATCATCGAACGCAATATTCCCAATGCGGGAAACTTGTCGGCTGAGAACCTGCGCGCTATCTCGCAAAAATCACGCGAAGTGCTGTGCAGCCTGGGCACAGAGATCCAGTGGATCCACAGCTATGTGGCCGGCGATAAGATCTACTGCATCTACCTCGCCCCCAGTGAAGAGCTGATCCGCGAGCATGCCCGCCTGGGCGGATTCCCGGCGAACAGCATCACGGAAGTATCGGCGATCATCGACCTGAGTACGGCAGAATGA
- a CDS encoding DUF5763 domain-containing protein: protein MDKRNHKISLKYFIVLVAVLWVPFISYAQSLYKTPSGTKYHLGECRMVKNVSQKVTVEQIPEFGLEPCKICKPEIVHVLTASPGNKAKGQNETVQCKGLTKKGTRCKHMTSIGNGYCFQHNPDK from the coding sequence ATGGATAAGCGGAACCATAAAATCAGTTTAAAATATTTTATAGTATTGGTTGCTGTATTATGGGTGCCTTTTATTTCTTACGCCCAATCTCTCTACAAAACGCCATCAGGTACAAAGTATCATTTAGGGGAATGTAGGATGGTAAAAAATGTTTCACAAAAAGTAACCGTAGAACAGATTCCGGAATTTGGCCTTGAGCCTTGTAAAATTTGCAAACCAGAAATTGTACATGTATTGACCGCCTCTCCAGGTAATAAAGCGAAAGGTCAAAATGAAACAGTTCAATGTAAAGGTTTGACCAAAAAGGGTACACGGTGTAAGCATATGACTAGTATTGGCAATGGATATTGCTTTCAGCATAATCCTGACAAATAA
- a CDS encoding RNase H family protein: MTEQIKIYVYGSCHFSDRLDNDDLVGNGGYGIVITSNGKQIDQISGGFSFTTNARMDIIGITEGLKKIKEPSNIVIYLSNGYVIDTLKKGWLENWKKNGFKKKKHSDLWKELDKVLLENTHTISYKHSRDVKFSKEFQLAEQLGKTMSGKNNLPKDLKANDSGNGLFEMTTGTQPEDLKIEDDKPLLEGICVDASTIENPGVTEYRGVDTKTGQVIFQHKYEEATNNIGEFLAIVHALALYKKQGKELKIIYSDSVIAISWVKQKRCKTKYEKTENNTKLFDDIKRAEAWLENSVYETKILKWNTDAWGEIPADYGRK; the protein is encoded by the coding sequence ATGACCGAACAAATTAAAATATATGTTTATGGTTCATGTCACTTTTCAGATCGACTTGACAATGATGATTTAGTTGGAAATGGCGGTTATGGAATTGTTATAACCTCAAATGGAAAACAAATAGACCAAATTTCAGGCGGTTTTTCATTCACTACAAATGCCCGAATGGACATCATTGGAATTACAGAAGGACTTAAAAAAATAAAAGAACCAAGCAATATTGTTATTTACTTATCAAACGGGTATGTCATTGACACATTGAAAAAGGGCTGGCTAGAGAATTGGAAAAAGAATGGATTCAAAAAGAAAAAACACAGCGACCTTTGGAAAGAGCTGGACAAAGTGTTGCTAGAAAATACCCACACAATTTCATACAAACATTCAAGAGATGTAAAGTTTTCTAAAGAGTTTCAGCTTGCAGAACAGTTAGGAAAAACAATGTCTGGAAAAAACAATTTGCCGAAAGACTTAAAGGCTAATGATAGCGGAAATGGTCTTTTTGAAATGACAACTGGAACTCAGCCCGAAGATTTAAAGATTGAAGATGACAAGCCGCTTTTAGAAGGCATTTGTGTTGATGCTTCTACCATTGAAAATCCTGGGGTAACCGAATATCGTGGCGTTGACACAAAGACTGGACAAGTTATATTTCAGCACAAATATGAAGAGGCAACAAATAATATTGGTGAGTTCTTAGCAATTGTGCATGCACTTGCACTTTACAAAAAACAGGGAAAAGAACTTAAAATTATCTATAGTGACAGTGTTATTGCAATATCGTGGGTTAAACAAAAAAGGTGCAAGACAAAATATGAAAAGACCGAAAATAACACCAAACTTTTTGACGATATCAAAAGAGCTGAAGCTTGGCTTGAGAACAGTGTATACGAGACCAAAATCTTAAAATGGAATACTGATGCTTGGGGAGAAATTCCTGCAGATTATGGTAGAAAGTAA
- a CDS encoding DUF2075 domain-containing protein: protein MIIYQNTKANFLEDILTNQIEVIIERSFRNKNQGNTSINEMRSWKNSLMYMDKVLVDSEIPGDCHISIEYRIPQTSKRIDFIITGQNESGQDHALIIELKQWQAAGITSKDAVVTTWLGKNEREVSHPSYQAWSYAAMLQGFNEAVYQENIELKPCAYLHNYERDGIIDNDFYSDYIQKAPLFLRADAIALRNFIKKYIRHGDKSQIMYRIDAGKIKPSKSLADSLHKMLKGNQEFILIDDQKIVFETAMALARRSSNENKNLLIVEGGPGTGKTVVAINLLVQLTKAGLLTQYVTKNAAPRAVYESKLTGTLTKSHISNLFKGSGAYIEAEPNSFDCLVVDEAHRLNEKSGLYGNLGQNQILEIIRTARFSVFFIDEDQRVTLNDIGRKSEIRAWAAREGVNVYETELSSQFRCNGSDGYLAWLDNLLQIRETANENLDPNDYDFRVCANPNELRGLIIEKNKILNKSRLVAGYCWDWNSKKNAKSWDIVIPEYKFQMRWNLVDYGSRWLINAESISEVGCIHTCQGLELEYVGVIIGPDMVIRNGQIVTNAANRAKGDKSIFGWKKKMQADKEGTTLVLDQLIKNTYRALMTRGMKGCYVWSTDQETNDWLMQMAGQGNRYGDASIISIAAEP, encoded by the coding sequence ATGATCATCTACCAGAATACAAAAGCTAATTTTCTAGAAGACATACTCACAAATCAGATTGAAGTCATTATTGAAAGGTCCTTCAGGAACAAAAACCAGGGAAACACTTCTATTAATGAAATGCGATCCTGGAAAAACTCTTTGATGTATATGGACAAAGTACTGGTGGATAGTGAGATTCCTGGTGATTGTCATATTTCAATTGAATACCGTATACCCCAGACGTCCAAACGTATTGATTTCATCATCACCGGACAGAATGAATCAGGACAGGACCATGCCCTGATTATTGAACTCAAGCAATGGCAAGCTGCAGGAATCACATCCAAAGATGCTGTTGTAACTACCTGGTTGGGAAAAAACGAACGAGAGGTTAGTCATCCTTCTTACCAGGCCTGGTCTTATGCCGCTATGCTGCAAGGATTTAATGAAGCCGTTTACCAGGAGAACATCGAACTCAAGCCTTGTGCATACCTGCATAACTATGAACGCGACGGCATTATCGACAATGATTTCTATTCCGACTATATTCAAAAAGCACCGCTATTCCTTCGTGCTGATGCGATTGCGCTGCGTAATTTTATAAAGAAATATATCCGGCACGGGGATAAAAGCCAGATCATGTATCGTATAGATGCTGGCAAGATCAAGCCATCCAAAAGCCTGGCCGATAGCCTGCACAAAATGCTTAAAGGCAACCAGGAATTCATACTCATTGATGACCAGAAGATCGTTTTCGAAACTGCGATGGCACTTGCAAGGCGTTCTTCCAATGAAAATAAGAACCTGCTGATCGTTGAAGGTGGTCCGGGTACTGGCAAAACTGTGGTCGCAATCAATTTGTTGGTACAACTGACTAAAGCTGGCCTGCTGACCCAATATGTTACCAAAAATGCAGCTCCCCGTGCTGTCTATGAAAGCAAGCTCACTGGAACTCTGACAAAATCGCATATCTCGAATCTATTCAAAGGTTCAGGTGCTTACATTGAAGCCGAGCCCAATAGTTTCGATTGCCTCGTAGTGGATGAAGCGCATCGGCTAAATGAAAAATCCGGCCTCTACGGCAACCTTGGTCAGAACCAGATATTGGAAATCATCAGGACTGCCCGGTTTTCAGTTTTTTTTATCGACGAAGACCAAAGGGTGACGTTGAATGATATTGGCCGGAAATCCGAAATCAGGGCCTGGGCTGCTAGGGAAGGCGTTAACGTATACGAAACGGAATTGAGTTCGCAATTCAGGTGCAATGGTTCTGACGGTTATTTAGCATGGCTGGATAACCTTTTGCAAATAAGGGAAACCGCCAATGAAAACTTGGATCCGAATGATTATGATTTCAGGGTATGCGCAAATCCAAATGAACTGAGGGGGTTGATTATTGAAAAGAATAAAATATTGAATAAATCACGTCTTGTGGCAGGCTATTGCTGGGATTGGAACAGTAAAAAGAATGCAAAGTCCTGGGATATTGTAATTCCAGAATACAAGTTTCAAATGAGGTGGAATCTTGTGGATTATGGAAGTCGGTGGCTGATCAATGCTGAATCTATTAGCGAGGTGGGCTGTATACATACCTGCCAGGGATTGGAATTAGAATATGTGGGTGTCATTATTGGTCCAGATATGGTAATAAGAAATGGGCAGATCGTAACGAATGCCGCCAATCGCGCAAAGGGAGACAAATCAATTTTTGGCTGGAAGAAGAAAATGCAAGCAGATAAAGAAGGAACTACATTGGTTTTGGATCAACTGATTAAGAATACATACAGGGCACTGATGACTCGTGGAATGAAGGGGTGTTATGTTTGGAGTACCGATCAGGAAACTAATGACTGGTTGATGCAAATGGCAGGGCAAGGAAATAGATATGGGGACGCCTCTATAATTTCTATAGCAGCAGAGCCGTAA
- a CDS encoding sensor histidine kinase, giving the protein MIPDGSLTAINARLEKELAEKSLSLARMSRELEVEAAFDKVRDRAMAMRNSAELAETSSVLFQQLTYLGINSIRAGVGIFDEVNGAMEIWLTTRANNQEVVKTLDYVNLHVHPVFENIIPARQQGKPFALTILSGDALKHYYQTMPTYASVRQAASNDREYFYSFFFSQGTINLIAKQALTEEECSIMIRLAKVFGLIYTRFIDLQTAEKQAHEAAIDTALEKVRSRTMAMQVSGELLDVANTLFSELWKLAGRPIQIGVGLQNRENPKCLLYTGSNSPQAEILTRVGWVLPEAHPVLAGMYAHWLRREDFFPIVSGESLHAFYQLVMPGITRNTPDFDQEQYAFFLPFSKGSFFGWCSMPFTDSELSILKRFTALMDLVFCRHLELQQSEANAREVIRQASLNRIRAQIASMRTASDLQEITPLIWNELNILGIPFIRCGVFIMDEGQQLVRTFLSAANGQAIAALNFPYGTEGLPQRALDSWRAQSIHREHWTAQDFTDFWTTLVTTHPTMAEPVHQQQNPPEQLYLHLLPFLQGMLYVGNTEPLGDADMQLLQSVAETFSTAYARYEDFNRLEIAKDQIEHTLTDLRQAQAQLIQAEKMASLGELTAGIAHEIQNPLNFVINFAEITNELIDDIKLQQSRGNHTEVSTLCGDVQLNLQKIQLHGKRADAIVKGMLEHSRSGLGERRLTDLNALIEEYIRLCYHGTKAKDKLFDLAIHTDFDAGLGEVNIIPQDIGKVVFNVLTNAFYAVQERKKQQPEGYDPVVAISTRRQGDKVEIRISDNGTGIPAQLLDKIFQPFFTTKPTGQGTGLGLSLSYDIITRGNGGNLKVNSKEGEGTELVIELPLT; this is encoded by the coding sequence ATGATACCCGATGGATCACTGACCGCTATCAATGCCAGGCTTGAAAAAGAACTGGCAGAAAAATCTTTGTCACTGGCCAGGATGAGCCGCGAACTGGAAGTGGAAGCCGCTTTCGACAAAGTGCGCGACCGGGCCATGGCCATGCGCAACAGCGCTGAACTGGCCGAAACATCCAGTGTTTTATTCCAGCAATTGACCTACCTCGGCATCAATAGCATCCGGGCCGGCGTCGGCATCTTCGACGAGGTGAACGGTGCCATGGAAATCTGGCTCACGACGCGCGCCAACAACCAGGAAGTGGTAAAGACCCTGGATTATGTGAACCTGCATGTGCACCCGGTCTTTGAGAATATCATCCCGGCGCGGCAGCAGGGCAAACCATTTGCGCTGACCATACTATCGGGTGATGCCTTGAAGCACTATTACCAAACCATGCCGACCTATGCGTCTGTCCGGCAGGCGGCATCTAATGACCGGGAGTATTTCTATTCTTTCTTTTTTTCGCAGGGCACCATCAACCTGATTGCCAAACAGGCGCTCACCGAAGAAGAATGTTCCATCATGATCAGGCTGGCCAAAGTATTCGGGTTGATCTATACCCGTTTCATTGACCTGCAAACAGCAGAAAAGCAGGCACATGAGGCCGCCATCGATACGGCACTGGAAAAAGTGCGGAGCCGTACCATGGCCATGCAGGTGAGTGGTGAACTTCTTGACGTGGCAAATACCTTATTCTCAGAATTGTGGAAGCTCGCCGGCAGGCCTATTCAAATTGGCGTGGGCCTACAGAACCGGGAAAATCCGAAATGCCTGTTGTATACCGGATCAAACAGTCCGCAGGCTGAAATATTGACCCGCGTGGGCTGGGTCTTGCCTGAAGCACATCCGGTATTAGCCGGCATGTATGCACACTGGCTGCGCAGGGAAGATTTTTTCCCGATTGTTAGCGGGGAAAGCCTGCATGCTTTTTACCAGCTGGTGATGCCTGGCATTACCCGGAATACACCTGATTTTGACCAGGAACAGTATGCGTTTTTCCTGCCCTTTTCAAAGGGCAGTTTTTTCGGTTGGTGTAGCATGCCTTTCACGGATTCGGAACTGAGCATCCTGAAACGGTTTACTGCGCTGATGGACCTGGTCTTCTGCCGCCATCTCGAGCTGCAGCAATCCGAAGCCAATGCCCGCGAAGTGATTCGCCAGGCTTCGCTGAACCGGATCCGCGCGCAGATCGCTTCTATGCGCACGGCCTCAGACCTGCAGGAAATCACGCCCCTGATCTGGAACGAGCTGAATATTTTAGGCATCCCCTTCATCCGTTGCGGTGTTTTTATCATGGATGAAGGCCAGCAACTGGTGCGTACCTTTTTATCTGCGGCGAACGGACAAGCCATAGCCGCGCTTAATTTTCCATATGGCACGGAAGGCCTGCCACAGCGTGCGCTGGACAGCTGGCGGGCGCAGTCCATTCACCGGGAACACTGGACGGCACAGGACTTCACTGATTTCTGGACCACCCTTGTCACCACCCATCCAACGATGGCTGAACCGGTGCACCAGCAACAAAATCCGCCGGAGCAATTGTACCTGCACCTGTTGCCCTTTTTGCAGGGGATGTTATATGTGGGCAATACCGAACCGCTGGGCGATGCGGATATGCAACTCCTGCAATCGGTGGCAGAAACCTTTTCAACTGCCTATGCCCGTTATGAGGATTTCAACCGGCTCGAGATCGCCAAGGACCAGATCGAACATACACTCACCGACCTGCGGCAGGCACAGGCCCAGTTGATCCAGGCCGAGAAAATGGCCTCCCTTGGCGAGCTTACGGCGGGCATTGCGCACGAGATCCAGAACCCGCTGAATTTTGTCATCAATTTTGCTGAGATCACCAACGAGCTGATCGATGATATTAAACTACAACAGTCGCGGGGCAACCATACCGAGGTGTCCACGCTTTGTGGGGATGTACAGTTAAACCTCCAGAAGATCCAGCTGCATGGCAAACGCGCCGACGCCATTGTGAAGGGCATGCTGGAACATTCGCGCTCGGGCCTGGGTGAGCGTCGTCTGACCGACCTGAATGCCCTGATCGAAGAATATATCCGGCTCTGTTACCATGGTACCAAAGCGAAGGACAAATTATTTGACCTGGCCATCCATACCGATTTTGATGCCGGGCTGGGCGAAGTGAATATCATTCCCCAGGATATCGGTAAAGTGGTTTTCAATGTGCTCACCAATGCCTTCTATGCCGTGCAGGAGAGAAAGAAGCAGCAGCCCGAAGGCTATGATCCTGTGGTGGCCATCAGCACCCGGCGCCAGGGTGATAAAGTGGAGATCAGGATCAGTGATAACGGCACCGGCATTCCGGCGCAGTTGCTCGACAAGATCTTCCAGCCCTTCTTCACCACCAAGCCCACCGGCCAGGGCACGGGCCTCGGACTGAGCCTCAGTTATGATATCATTACGAGGGGCAATGGCGGGAACCTGAAAGTGAACAGTAAGGAAGGCGAGGGCACTGAGTTGGTAATTGAGTTACCCCTGACGTAG
- a CDS encoding alpha/beta hydrolase, translating to MKSKTGLTKKLLGAAAIIALVFVLGSCSKEVFDSGITKAFTLTSTANGASYDIRVGLPANYNPSTEKYATIYVLDGKEIFEFVANKCKAISDQQGVKNALVVSIGYGKDRSIDYTPTKVSDVTGGAPEFMHFIETQLIPKIEQDYSADTSRAGRVILGHSYGGLFGGCAFAANNTVFGNYILLSPSFWFDNLVALHLEKSTRPLNAARQQLVFMGIGELENSGRMQAPFEAFYQALDNNYPAIKLAKNSERNLDHMGSRNQNIVKGLTFYFQNR from the coding sequence ATGAAAAGTAAAACTGGATTAACTAAAAAACTGTTGGGGGCAGCAGCCATAATTGCCCTTGTTTTTGTATTGGGTTCCTGTAGCAAGGAAGTCTTCGACTCCGGCATTACGAAGGCATTTACTTTAACCTCTACCGCTAATGGGGCATCTTATGATATCAGGGTTGGCCTGCCTGCCAATTACAATCCATCGACTGAAAAATATGCCACCATCTATGTGCTGGACGGCAAGGAGATTTTTGAATTTGTGGCCAACAAATGCAAAGCGATCTCCGATCAGCAGGGGGTTAAAAATGCACTGGTGGTTAGTATCGGATACGGAAAAGACCGAAGCATTGATTATACCCCAACCAAAGTGAGCGATGTAACAGGTGGTGCGCCAGAGTTTATGCATTTTATTGAAACACAACTGATACCCAAAATTGAGCAGGACTACAGTGCCGATACTTCCAGGGCCGGCCGGGTGATTCTTGGCCATTCTTATGGCGGGCTGTTTGGCGGCTGCGCTTTTGCGGCTAACAACACGGTGTTTGGGAACTACATTTTACTGAGCCCTTCTTTCTGGTTCGATAACCTGGTTGCCCTGCATTTGGAAAAAAGCACCCGGCCCCTTAATGCTGCCAGGCAGCAATTGGTATTTATGGGCATTGGTGAACTGGAGAATTCCGGAAGGATGCAGGCGCCCTTTGAAGCTTTCTACCAGGCACTTGACAACAACTACCCGGCGATCAAACTGGCAAAAAACAGTGAAAGGAATTTAGACCACATGGGCTCAAGAAACCAGAACATAGTAAAGGGACTCACATTTTATTTTCAAAACAGGTAA
- a CDS encoding DUF6010 family protein: MIAAIIGVSSAVIIIFLFVLFGQFDKRTVYGLILSGIGFLYVGFVWTDIPSVVINAIQAIVFLFIAYYGVKKSIYLLGLGYFLHGCWDIVYPFFRDPGLIPPQYDLFCSTLDFVLCMYIIAFKKHLIHN; the protein is encoded by the coding sequence ATGATAGCAGCAATTATTGGCGTATCCTCCGCAGTCATCATCATCTTCCTGTTTGTTCTCTTCGGACAGTTTGATAAAAGAACAGTCTATGGCCTGATACTTTCAGGAATCGGATTCCTCTATGTTGGCTTTGTCTGGACAGATATACCCTCCGTAGTGATAAACGCCATCCAGGCAATCGTATTTTTATTCATCGCCTATTACGGCGTAAAGAAAAGTATCTACCTGTTGGGACTTGGCTATTTCCTGCACGGATGCTGGGATATCGTATACCCTTTTTTCAGGGACCCCGGATTAATTCCGCCGCAGTACGACCTGTTTTGTTCTACACTCGATTTTGTACTTTGTATGTACATCATCGCATTCAAAAAGCATTTAATACACAACTGA
- a CDS encoding GlxA family transcriptional regulator, whose translation MQKVAFIIPPTVELLDLAGPVQVFTEAKVQGMDLEMEFYQYSEDPVSTAGLGFAKLPNYSAAKLKEGDFIFVPGMDNDYVNSISFRAEREFFKWLKDCSDKNITVCSICSGAFALGHAGLLKDTECTTHWRRVDALQAQFPQARVVADILYVRSNNVYTSAGISAGIDLALAILEDLKGPLFTHKVARGLVVYHRRSGQHKQQSVYLDYRNHINPQVHEVQDYLIDNLSKENDIESLASLVGMSARNLSRVFKEKTGSTVLEYLTLLRREYAKTMLNNPEYTIEYIAAKCGFKSARQLQRILKD comes from the coding sequence ATGCAAAAAGTTGCTTTTATTATACCCCCTACGGTTGAATTGCTCGACCTGGCCGGACCTGTGCAGGTCTTTACAGAAGCCAAAGTGCAGGGGATGGATCTGGAAATGGAATTTTACCAGTACAGCGAAGATCCGGTGAGTACAGCCGGACTGGGTTTTGCGAAGTTGCCTAACTATTCCGCGGCCAAACTCAAAGAAGGTGATTTCATTTTTGTACCGGGTATGGATAACGATTATGTCAACAGCATTTCCTTCAGGGCGGAAAGGGAATTCTTTAAATGGTTAAAAGACTGCTCGGATAAAAACATAACGGTTTGTTCTATTTGCAGTGGCGCTTTTGCCCTAGGACATGCAGGCCTGCTGAAAGACACGGAATGCACAACGCATTGGCGGCGGGTGGATGCATTGCAGGCGCAATTTCCGCAAGCCAGGGTGGTGGCCGATATCTTATACGTGAGAAGTAATAATGTGTACACCAGTGCCGGCATCAGCGCCGGTATTGACCTGGCACTGGCCATCCTGGAAGACCTTAAAGGCCCGCTTTTCACCCATAAGGTGGCCCGTGGACTGGTAGTGTACCATCGGCGCAGCGGTCAGCATAAACAACAAAGTGTTTACCTCGATTACAGGAACCATATCAATCCCCAGGTGCATGAGGTACAGGATTACCTGATAGATAACCTTTCCAAGGAAAACGATATAGAATCACTTGCTTCGCTGGTAGGCATGAGTGCAAGAAACCTTAGCCGGGTGTTTAAAGAAAAAACAGGTTCTACTGTGTTGGAATACCTTACCCTCCTGCGGCGGGAATATGCTAAAACCATGTTGAATAATCCGGAGTATACGATTGAATATATAGCGGCAAAATGCGGATTTAAATCGGCCAGGCAATTGCAAAGGATATTAAAAGACTGA
- a CDS encoding ATP-binding protein: MLLRKITLLCLLFSGILLRAQTPEIDSLKRNVQQGLGPAEQRKIALSRLIDSLYARGELDSAMVYSMKWLAFLPPSTDTVSQVDSITIVGLGNLGATYQFVDLDSAIQISRRALQAASHSNFPTGKALALRTLGENYRLNGELFQALEKLTEALRLSREINNQELISTSLVFIGATYSGLNEYQLGLDYLFEALALKDKFNFSPMYPFVLANIGYCYMKMGKLDSALYYTDGAAHLIESQQLKFSSLSSLNLTTQGQLQALLGQPAKAIDYFQRSIALKDYLNLGISQYSLAEVFRSVGQLDSALYYARLGYLNSQRSRQKTQVIDASRILVQLFKERRNADSALYYQSIGLAIRDSLFSPANFNKLKLAAVKEQQVYFKSLQEKEKAEQEKKALADRIKIYGLMMALGAFLLFALFLFRNIRQKQKANRLLQEQKDEAGWQREKAEAALQELKTTQAQLIQSEKMASLGELTAGIAHEIQNPLNFVNNFSELNNELIDETRAAISCGNLAEAGELLGSLQTNQEKINQHGRRAESIVKGMLQHSRAGNGTKEPTDLNQLADEYLRLSYHGYRANDKSFNASLVTDFDQSIGKVMLVSQDISRVLLNLCNNAFYAVHARARMGVDGYVPQVRVTTYRQDGKICISVQDNGPGIPDAIRQKIFQPFFTTKPTGQGTGLGLSLSYDIITRGNGGNLTVRSTVGGGAEFLIELPV; the protein is encoded by the coding sequence ATGCTGCTTAGAAAAATAACCCTGCTCTGTTTGCTGTTTTCCGGAATACTGCTTCGTGCACAAACGCCGGAAATCGATAGTTTGAAACGGAATGTACAACAAGGCCTTGGGCCCGCCGAACAAAGGAAAATTGCCTTGTCACGATTGATCGACAGTTTATATGCCCGGGGGGAATTGGATTCGGCGATGGTGTATTCCATGAAATGGTTGGCGTTTCTACCGCCTTCAACAGATACTGTATCCCAGGTTGATAGCATCACCATTGTTGGCCTTGGCAACCTTGGAGCTACCTACCAGTTCGTTGACCTGGATTCTGCTATCCAGATTTCCAGGCGGGCGTTGCAGGCAGCAAGTCATAGCAATTTTCCAACCGGGAAGGCTTTGGCTTTACGTACACTGGGTGAAAATTACCGGTTGAATGGTGAGCTGTTCCAGGCGCTGGAAAAGCTAACGGAAGCATTGCGCCTCAGCCGGGAAATCAACAACCAGGAATTAATCTCCACCAGCCTGGTTTTTATAGGAGCCACCTATTCCGGACTGAATGAATACCAATTGGGACTTGATTACCTGTTCGAGGCATTAGCCTTAAAAGATAAGTTTAATTTTTCGCCCATGTATCCCTTCGTACTGGCCAATATTGGGTATTGTTATATGAAGATGGGCAAGCTTGATTCGGCCCTGTATTATACCGATGGTGCAGCGCATTTGATAGAAAGTCAGCAATTGAAATTTTCTTCCCTTAGCTCACTTAACCTTACTACCCAGGGTCAACTTCAGGCCCTGCTAGGCCAACCGGCTAAGGCGATTGACTATTTTCAACGGTCTATCGCACTGAAGGATTACCTGAACCTGGGCATTTCCCAGTATTCGCTGGCAGAGGTATTCCGGTCAGTTGGGCAGTTAGACTCCGCGCTGTATTATGCCAGGTTGGGTTACCTGAATAGCCAGCGTTCGAGGCAAAAAACCCAGGTCATAGATGCTTCCCGCATTCTGGTGCAGCTGTTTAAAGAGCGAAGGAATGCGGACAGTGCTTTGTATTACCAAAGCATCGGGTTAGCCATTAGGGATAGTTTATTTAGTCCGGCCAATTTTAATAAACTGAAACTGGCTGCAGTGAAAGAGCAGCAGGTCTATTTTAAAAGTTTGCAGGAAAAAGAAAAGGCCGAGCAAGAGAAAAAAGCCCTGGCCGACCGTATAAAAATATACGGCCTCATGATGGCCCTGGGAGCGTTCCTGTTGTTTGCACTCTTCCTTTTCCGGAACATCAGGCAGAAGCAAAAGGCCAACCGCTTATTGCAGGAACAAAAAGATGAAGCGGGATGGCAGCGCGAAAAAGCAGAAGCCGCCCTGCAGGAATTAAAGACCACGCAGGCCCAGTTGATCCAGTCTGAGAAGATGGCCTCCCTGGGCGAGCTCACGGCGGGCATCGCCCACGAGATCCAGAACCCCCTGAATTTCGTGAATAATTTCTCCGAATTGAATAACGAGCTAATCGATGAAACAAGGGCCGCCATCAGTTGCGGCAACCTGGCAGAGGCCGGTGAATTGCTGGGATCACTGCAGACCAACCAGGAAAAGATCAACCAGCATGGCAGGCGGGCAGAGTCCATTGTAAAGGGCATGTTACAACACAGCCGGGCCGGCAATGGCACCAAAGAGCCCACCGACCTTAACCAGTTGGCGGATGAATATTTACGGCTGTCCTACCATGGGTACCGGGCGAATGACAAAAGCTTCAATGCCTCTTTAGTAACCGATTTTGACCAGTCTATCGGTAAGGTGATGCTGGTGTCGCAGGATATCAGCCGGGTCTTATTGAACCTCTGCAACAATGCCTTTTATGCCGTGCATGCCCGCGCGCGTATGGGTGTGGATGGCTATGTTCCCCAGGTGCGTGTAACCACTTACAGGCAGGATGGCAAGATCTGCATCTCCGTGCAGGATAACGGCCCCGGCATACCCGATGCCATCCGGCAAAAGATCTTCCAGCCCTTCTTCACCACCAAGCCCACCGGCCAGGGCACCGGGCTCGGACTGAGCCTGAGTTATGATATCATCACAAGAGGCAATGGCGGGAATTTAACCGTGCGGTCTACTGTAGGTGGGGGTGCCGAGTTTTTGATAGAGTTGCCGGTTTAG